In Thermosphaera sp., a genomic segment contains:
- a CDS encoding LSM domain-containing protein, with protein sequence MAAKPSRPQSPFKILKSSEGQVVLVKIKGGYEYVGNLDLIDNTMNVVMSNCTEYSKEGRPVARYGRLIIRGSHIQYISVNYGQVAPEKVSL encoded by the coding sequence ATGGCTGCCAAGCCATCGAGACCTCAAAGCCCATTCAAGATATTGAAGAGCTCTGAGGGGCAAGTCGTCTTGGTTAAGATTAAGGGCGGATATGAGTATGTTGGCAATCTAGACCTCATAGATAATACAATGAACGTCGTCATGAGCAACTGTACAGAGTATTCTAAAGAAGGTAGACCTGTGGCTAGGTATGGAAGATTGATTATTCGTGGGAGCCATATTCAATATATAAGCGTGAATTATGGGCAAGTGGCTCCTGAAAAAGTATCCTTGTAA
- the nucS gene encoding endonuclease NucS, which produces MKEWAFMGHYQVLENPDLESALRSIRDALQRNRLILIFGECIIDYEGRSASKLGLGERLVVIKQDGAVLVHRPEGYSPVNWQPSTTTIDVWIRPNEGLSILAIRSRPRETLRILFTRIHLIIEALLQDEAEFIMYLDEGEIRDILFEKPELLEPGLRILEKEKRIGTGAVDLFGVDSKNNHVLIEIKRVMGDRDAVLQLYNYVVNYSKNSRNPVRGILIAPAFTPGALELLAKLELEYVEIDLKKMRQLIEGKKKKSDLTILRYLYMDDKDGERRT; this is translated from the coding sequence ATGAAAGAGTGGGCATTCATGGGTCATTACCAAGTATTGGAAAACCCTGACCTAGAGTCTGCTTTAAGAAGTATAAGGGATGCTTTGCAAAGAAATCGCTTGATCCTAATATTTGGGGAGTGTATAATTGATTATGAGGGTAGGAGTGCGTCTAAACTTGGACTTGGAGAGAGATTGGTAGTGATAAAACAAGATGGCGCTGTTCTCGTTCATCGACCCGAAGGATACTCGCCAGTCAACTGGCAACCCTCTACGACAACAATAGATGTCTGGATTAGACCTAACGAGGGTCTATCAATCCTGGCGATCAGATCTCGTCCTCGGGAGACTTTGAGAATCCTTTTCACCAGGATCCACTTAATAATTGAGGCTCTTCTTCAGGACGAGGCTGAGTTCATCATGTACTTAGATGAGGGAGAGATTAGAGACATTTTATTCGAAAAGCCGGAGCTACTCGAGCCGGGTCTGAGAATCCTGGAGAAAGAGAAAAGAATAGGCACAGGAGCGGTTGACCTTTTCGGAGTCGACTCTAAAAATAACCATGTCTTAATCGAGATAAAGAGAGTAATGGGCGATCGGGACGCGGTCTTACAGCTATATAATTACGTGGTGAATTATAGCAAGAACTCGAGAAATCCCGTTAGAGGAATCCTAATCGCCCCTGCCTTCACCCCGGGGGCTCTCGAGCTTCTTGCAAAGCTAGAATTAGAATACGTTGAAATCGATTTAAAGAAAATGAGGCAATTGATAGAAGGTAAGAAGAAAAAATCGGACTTAACGATATTGAGGTACTTATACATGGATGATAAGGATGGAGAGCGGAGAACCTGA
- a CDS encoding RNA methyltransferase codes for MIQDKPIILIEHLESELSPWLFLEYRHSSLIYGKEFLLISNLPRRYHRLISKYAMVSEKSVKKLIKEGEINGRCAIILDPKSPRKLDFNNVIKAKYIIVGGILGEHPPRGRTFELITRELEGVESFNIGSGQFSIDGTVFYLQYLLSHRGDEDFKYIDGVTIDDPQLGGRTIYLPYRYPLIDGEPLLPPGLKYYLINGRLPEELWKEIRDP; via the coding sequence TTGATCCAAGACAAGCCAATAATACTCATTGAACACTTAGAGAGCGAACTTAGCCCCTGGTTGTTCCTGGAATATCGCCACTCTTCACTAATATATGGTAAGGAGTTTCTACTTATCTCGAATCTTCCAAGGAGGTATCATCGTTTGATAAGCAAATACGCAATGGTCAGCGAGAAAAGCGTAAAGAAATTAATAAAAGAAGGTGAAATAAATGGGAGATGTGCCATAATCCTAGACCCAAAGAGCCCCCGTAAACTTGATTTCAACAATGTAATAAAGGCGAAGTATATAATTGTAGGTGGAATATTGGGCGAACATCCTCCGAGAGGAAGAACTTTTGAACTAATAACTAGGGAGTTGGAAGGAGTTGAATCTTTCAACATAGGATCGGGCCAATTCAGTATTGATGGGACAGTTTTTTATCTACAGTATTTATTGAGCCATAGGGGAGATGAAGATTTTAAATACATTGATGGCGTGACTATCGATGACCCTCAACTAGGAGGTCGAACCATATATCTCCCATACAGGTACCCTTTAATCGATGGAGAACCCCTTTTACCCCCTGGCTTAAAGTATTACTTGATAAACGGAAGGCTCCCAGAAGAATTATGGAAAGAAATAAGGGATCCTTAG
- a CDS encoding methyltransferase domain-containing protein — MESGEPDVVERYDVTHNSYDLLYREEQFSKYEYLFNDLNILPGDTIADIGCGTGLLYEFLRTMMTFYHKYVCIDPSDGMISEAVRKARNDPLIIFIVSFAENLPLVDNAVSDVFMITVWDNLRDPSMAVKEMKRVSREKIVITKLSKTNSPPPSLYDSDFKYEGTLIDDFYIFKRRYL; from the coding sequence ATGGAGAGCGGAGAACCTGATGTGGTCGAGAGATATGATGTAACGCATAATTCTTATGATCTACTATACAGGGAGGAGCAGTTTTCAAAGTACGAATATCTCTTCAACGACTTGAATATTCTACCGGGAGATACCATAGCGGATATTGGTTGCGGCACAGGCTTGCTATACGAGTTTTTGAGGACCATGATGACTTTTTATCATAAATATGTGTGCATAGACCCCAGTGACGGAATGATATCTGAGGCTGTAAGAAAGGCGCGGAATGATCCACTAATTATATTTATAGTGTCTTTTGCTGAAAACCTGCCTTTAGTGGATAATGCTGTTAGCGATGTCTTCATGATCACTGTGTGGGACAATCTTAGAGACCCTTCCATGGCGGTTAAAGAGATGAAGAGAGTTTCAAGAGAAAAAATAGTTATAACCAAGCTCTCTAAGACAAACTCTCCTCCGCCGAGTTTATACGATAGCGATTTCAAGTACGAGGGTACTTTGATTGATGACTTCTACATATTTAAGAGGAGATATCTTTAA
- the rqcH gene encoding ribosome rescue protein RqcH has protein sequence MLKKSMDILDTYSWVCSNSRRLVNCYVDNVYFSKSKWLLKLRCKDEGTVLLHIQPGVRINSSPMEPAEKTIDNFARFLRSRIRDGRIGALSMPKWERIIEFIVERRGERVRNLIELLPRGLWVVSDENYRIMYASKIVEYKDREIRPGVEYTYPPLKGVPPSSDSLIPSILSGKDLVRSMVFNWGLPGHIAEEILYRSGLLGHKTADPKTIPPSDLELLANRYREVVKEAEQGKGYLIFEGENIHSFTAYKPLIFIEKYELSVKELKSIDEAIDTYFTRVEATLELLQKEVEMKKTLDGLNEKLLKQQDIISKHEGKLNEVINKLSLIYDNYQTLEELLDCAKKVRDEKGWEYVKESCKGIVNVVKDKGEVEVLLNGSRVALSLRAPLEKQVIELEKTKGELKKKIETALKILEEIRSEYDRVKVELDRASSFQLLYYRPKSWYEKFHWLITRNGFLTIGGRDASQNEMVVKKYLKENDIFLHADIHGGSAAVLFTDGKEPSLEDIRDAALIPACYSKAWKSGVGFIEVFWTRGSNVSLSPPPGEYLPKGSIMVYGKKNYVKIPLKMGIGLDIACDDTYGSYYLLFILPEDLVKDKSLVYAVLEPGDEPVHEIAEEIAEGFSNMLSKKYGFKPPINPKEVEVLIPGKSVLRMINYGEKTLDCKE, from the coding sequence GTGCTTAAGAAATCGATGGATATCCTGGACACATATTCTTGGGTATGCAGTAATTCTAGAAGGCTGGTAAATTGCTATGTTGACAACGTGTATTTCTCGAAAAGTAAATGGCTTCTAAAACTCAGGTGCAAGGATGAGGGCACAGTGCTCCTCCATATACAACCGGGAGTTAGAATCAATTCATCTCCTATGGAACCAGCTGAGAAGACGATAGACAATTTTGCCAGGTTCTTAAGAAGCAGGATAAGAGATGGTAGAATAGGAGCCCTCTCGATGCCCAAGTGGGAGAGGATCATAGAGTTCATAGTCGAAAGGCGTGGAGAGAGGGTGAGGAACCTTATTGAACTTCTCCCAAGGGGACTATGGGTAGTCTCTGATGAAAACTACAGGATAATGTATGCAAGCAAAATAGTAGAATATAAAGACAGGGAGATCAGACCAGGAGTCGAATACACGTATCCACCGTTGAAGGGTGTTCCCCCTTCAAGTGATTCGCTCATTCCATCTATTCTAAGCGGAAAGGACCTGGTCCGTTCGATGGTTTTCAACTGGGGGTTGCCCGGGCATATCGCTGAGGAAATTCTATATCGCTCCGGATTACTTGGACATAAGACTGCTGACCCGAAAACTATCCCTCCAAGCGACTTGGAACTTTTAGCTAACCGATATAGGGAGGTTGTTAAAGAGGCTGAGCAGGGCAAGGGTTATCTGATATTCGAGGGAGAGAACATACACTCGTTTACTGCTTACAAACCCTTAATCTTTATCGAAAAATACGAGCTCAGCGTTAAGGAGTTGAAAAGCATCGATGAAGCCATTGACACATATTTCACGCGCGTAGAAGCTACATTGGAATTACTGCAAAAAGAGGTTGAAATGAAAAAAACCTTGGACGGGTTAAACGAGAAGTTGCTGAAACAACAGGATATTATTTCTAAACACGAAGGTAAACTAAACGAAGTAATCAACAAATTATCGCTAATCTACGATAATTATCAAACCCTAGAGGAGTTATTGGATTGCGCTAAAAAAGTTCGAGACGAGAAGGGTTGGGAGTATGTAAAGGAGAGTTGTAAAGGCATCGTCAACGTGGTGAAAGATAAGGGAGAAGTCGAGGTATTGTTGAATGGGTCGAGAGTTGCTCTTTCACTTAGAGCACCACTGGAAAAACAAGTTATTGAACTTGAAAAAACCAAGGGAGAGCTAAAGAAAAAGATAGAGACTGCCCTAAAAATTCTTGAAGAAATACGTTCAGAGTATGACAGAGTAAAGGTCGAGCTCGACAGAGCCTCATCATTTCAACTTCTATATTACAGACCTAAATCCTGGTACGAGAAATTCCACTGGCTCATTACTAGGAACGGATTTCTAACGATAGGAGGACGTGATGCTTCCCAGAACGAGATGGTGGTGAAAAAGTATCTGAAAGAAAACGATATTTTTCTACACGCTGACATCCACGGGGGTTCTGCAGCCGTTCTGTTCACCGATGGTAAAGAGCCGAGCCTGGAAGACATTCGAGATGCCGCGTTGATACCGGCTTGCTACTCTAAAGCGTGGAAAAGCGGTGTGGGATTCATAGAGGTTTTCTGGACTAGAGGCTCAAACGTCTCTCTATCCCCTCCACCCGGCGAATATCTCCCGAAAGGAAGCATAATGGTGTATGGGAAAAAGAATTATGTAAAAATCCCGCTGAAAATGGGAATAGGCTTAGATATAGCTTGCGACGACACATATGGAAGCTACTACTTGCTTTTCATACTTCCAGAAGACTTGGTAAAAGATAAATCCCTAGTCTACGCAGTCTTAGAGCCGGGCGACGAACCTGTTCACGAAATTGCCGAGGAGATCGCTGAGGGGTTCAGCAATATGTTAAGTAAAAAATACGGGTTCAAACCCCCAATAAATCCCAAAGAAGTAGAGGTTTTAATTCCCGGAAAATCCGTCTTAAGGATGATCAACTACGGCGAGAAAACGCTAGATTGTAAGGAATAA
- a CDS encoding methionine adenosyltransferase, with protein MERNVEVELLKMQSVRQMKVELVERKGLGHPDYIADSASEVASKALSKYYLKNFGTILHHNLDKTLLVGGQSSPKFGGGDLLEPIYIIVAGRATTEVKTDSGVEKIPFGKIIVEAVKEWIKTNFRFLDPERHVIVDYMVRKGSTDLVTVFEAGKKAIPLANDTSIGVGYAPLTTLEKLVYETERMLNSREFKARHPPVGEDIKVMGLRRDKNIVLTIAAAIIDSQVRDIGDYINVKDHIKEAVLDLAARISPDYNVKVYVNTADLPDKGSVYLTVTGTSAEHGDDGATGRGNRANGLIPPMRPISLEATAGKNPVNHVGKIYNVVARTIAERVYNQYGDIFSDVYVEILSQIGKPIDKPLVASVKLIPLDLNMSQVPSHVFNEIQALVNEELESIVKVTELVLNDKVSLY; from the coding sequence ATGGAGAGAAATGTGGAAGTAGAATTATTGAAAATGCAGAGTGTAAGACAAATGAAAGTAGAGCTGGTTGAGAGAAAGGGGCTTGGCCACCCAGATTACATTGCCGACTCCGCCAGTGAAGTGGCTTCAAAAGCCTTGTCCAAGTATTATTTGAAAAATTTTGGCACGATCTTGCATCATAATCTTGATAAAACATTGCTTGTTGGGGGACAATCATCTCCAAAATTTGGCGGAGGCGATTTATTAGAACCTATTTACATCATCGTTGCTGGAAGAGCAACTACTGAGGTCAAGACCGACAGCGGTGTCGAGAAAATCCCCTTTGGAAAAATCATTGTGGAAGCTGTTAAAGAGTGGATCAAGACCAACTTCAGGTTCCTTGATCCCGAGAGGCACGTCATTGTAGACTACATGGTTAGAAAGGGAAGCACCGATCTCGTTACTGTCTTCGAAGCCGGCAAGAAGGCTATTCCACTCGCCAATGATACGAGCATTGGCGTTGGATACGCCCCCCTTACCACCCTTGAAAAACTCGTGTACGAAACAGAGAGAATGCTTAACTCACGGGAATTTAAAGCAAGACATCCCCCAGTAGGGGAAGATATTAAGGTCATGGGTTTGAGACGCGATAAAAACATAGTGTTGACAATAGCCGCCGCAATAATCGATTCTCAAGTAAGGGATATTGGCGACTATATCAATGTCAAAGATCATATAAAGGAGGCTGTTTTAGACCTCGCTGCTAGGATATCTCCTGACTACAATGTTAAAGTATACGTAAACACTGCTGATTTACCAGATAAGGGAAGCGTCTATCTAACTGTAACCGGGACATCCGCGGAACACGGCGATGATGGAGCAACAGGTCGCGGAAACCGAGCCAACGGTTTGATACCTCCTATGAGGCCTATAAGTCTAGAAGCAACTGCAGGCAAGAACCCGGTGAACCATGTTGGAAAGATATACAATGTAGTAGCACGTACGATAGCCGAGAGAGTTTATAATCAATACGGAGACATTTTCAGCGATGTATACGTGGAGATATTGAGCCAAATCGGAAAACCCATAGACAAGCCCCTAGTGGCGAGCGTTAAATTAATCCCGCTAGACTTAAACATGAGCCAGGTGCCATCCCACGTTTTCAACGAAATACAGGCACTGGTCAACGAAGAATTGGAGAGCATCGTAAAGGTTACAGAGCTCGTCTTAAACGATAAGGTCTCGCTATATTAA